One stretch of Microbacterium terrae DNA includes these proteins:
- a CDS encoding NAD-dependent succinate-semialdehyde dehydrogenase, which produces MSDYAVVNPATGETLATYPTITDEALEAAIAQADTAYRAWRDTSVAERAAKIRRVAELHRERRDELAAIIVREVGKTLAAAEGEVDFAADITEFYADNAEKITADQPLEILAEGTAVIRRSPLGVLLGIMPWNFPYYQVARFAAPNIVVGNTIILKHAPQCPESSAAIEQMYRDAGLEGVYINVYATNDQAATIIADKRVQGVSVTGSERAGAAVASLAGQNLKKVALELGGSDPFIVLSTDDLDGTVAAAVEARMDNNGQSCNAPKRFIVGEDLYDAFLEKFAAAMAEQKLGDPFAEDTLLGPLSSLAAAERLQEQVDRAVSQGATLVIGGGRDGAFYEPTVLTGVTSDMDVYREELFGPAGVVYKVSGEDEAVAVANDTSYGLGSYVYTTDAAQAERVAEKIDAGMVYVNLVLADSPELPFGGVKRSGTSREMGLLAADEFVNKKLIRVAP; this is translated from the coding sequence ATGAGCGACTACGCCGTCGTCAACCCGGCTACCGGTGAGACCCTGGCCACGTACCCGACGATCACCGACGAGGCGCTGGAGGCCGCGATCGCGCAGGCCGACACCGCCTACCGCGCCTGGCGCGACACGTCGGTGGCCGAGCGCGCCGCGAAGATCCGGCGCGTCGCCGAGCTCCACCGCGAGCGCCGCGACGAGCTCGCGGCGATCATCGTGCGCGAGGTGGGCAAGACCCTCGCCGCGGCCGAGGGTGAGGTCGACTTCGCCGCCGACATCACCGAGTTCTACGCCGACAACGCCGAGAAGATCACGGCCGACCAGCCGCTCGAGATCCTCGCCGAGGGCACGGCGGTCATCCGCCGCTCGCCGCTCGGGGTGCTGCTCGGGATCATGCCGTGGAACTTCCCGTACTACCAGGTGGCGCGCTTCGCGGCCCCGAACATCGTCGTCGGCAACACGATCATCCTCAAGCACGCACCGCAGTGCCCCGAGTCTTCGGCTGCGATCGAGCAGATGTACCGCGATGCAGGGCTCGAGGGCGTGTACATCAACGTGTACGCCACCAACGATCAGGCGGCGACGATCATCGCCGACAAGCGCGTGCAGGGCGTCTCGGTGACGGGGTCCGAGCGCGCCGGCGCCGCAGTTGCCTCGCTCGCGGGCCAGAACCTCAAGAAGGTCGCCCTCGAGCTCGGCGGGTCCGACCCGTTCATCGTGCTGTCGACCGACGACCTCGACGGCACCGTCGCGGCGGCCGTCGAGGCGCGCATGGACAACAACGGCCAGTCCTGCAACGCGCCCAAGCGCTTCATCGTGGGGGAGGACCTCTACGACGCCTTCCTCGAGAAGTTCGCGGCGGCCATGGCAGAGCAGAAGCTCGGCGACCCGTTCGCCGAAGACACCCTGCTCGGACCGCTCTCGTCGCTGGCCGCGGCCGAGCGACTGCAGGAGCAGGTCGACCGCGCGGTCTCGCAGGGCGCGACGCTCGTCATCGGCGGAGGCCGCGACGGCGCGTTCTACGAGCCCACGGTGCTCACCGGAGTCACCAGCGACATGGACGTCTACCGCGAAGAGCTCTTCGGCCCCGCGGGCGTCGTCTACAAGGTGTCGGGCGAAGACGAGGCGGTCGCGGTCGCCAACGACACGTCGTACGGCCTCGGGTCGTACGTGTACACGACGGATGCCGCGCAGGCCGAGCGCGTCGCCGAGAAGATCGACGCGGGCATGGTCTACGTCAACCTCGTGCTCGCCGACTCGCCCGAGCTGCCGTTCGGCGGCGTGAAGCGCTCCGGCACCTCGCGCGAGATGGGCCTGCTCGCAGCCGACGAGTTCGTCAACAAGAAGCTGATCCGCGTCGCTCCGTGA
- the secE gene encoding preprotein translocase subunit SecE, with the protein MVQDEPQGEIVAANGSAPREKKPNVFSRIALFVRQVFAELRKVVTPTRQELLKYTGVVLGFVVVMMAIVYGLDVLFVWVMQYVFGAPGAA; encoded by the coding sequence ATGGTCCAGGACGAGCCTCAGGGCGAGATCGTCGCGGCGAACGGCAGTGCACCCCGCGAGAAGAAGCCCAACGTCTTCTCCCGGATCGCGCTGTTCGTCCGACAGGTCTTCGCGGAGCTTCGCAAGGTCGTCACCCCGACACGCCAGGAACTGCTGAAGTACACCGGCGTCGTGCTCGGGTTCGTCGTCGTGATGATGGCGATCGTCTACGGCCTCGACGTCCTGTTCGTGTGGGTCATGCAGTACGTGTTCGGGGCCCCCGGCGCCGCCTGA
- the nusG gene encoding transcription termination/antitermination protein NusG: MSERYVDDADWATAAEQSSEDDEAQEGNILAEEDAANTAAEHVAIHVVDDEDADGDDEDLDDIDDPEADAIVNDALNLDETAESEAAAEVLNDSIAEEVEELEAQAASEVTPYDGPDVNGDEDEAPSDEDEDPYEAFRTELRLLPGKWYVIHSYAGFERKVKANIEQRKSTLEVEEDIYQIEVPMEDVVEIKNGQRKMVTRVRIPGYVLVRMELNEDTWSVVRHTPGVTGFVGNAHNPTPLRFEEAFNMLKSLVEIKEVAPAKGAAAKGSATQARSVVTEVDFEIGETITIKEGSFAGLPGSISEIKPESGKLTVLVSLFERETPVELSFDQVTKQ; this comes from the coding sequence GTGTCTGAAAGATATGTCGACGACGCCGACTGGGCGACGGCAGCAGAGCAGAGCTCGGAAGACGATGAGGCCCAGGAGGGCAACATCCTCGCCGAGGAAGACGCCGCCAACACCGCGGCCGAGCACGTCGCCATCCACGTGGTGGACGACGAAGACGCTGACGGCGACGACGAAGACCTGGACGACATCGACGACCCGGAGGCTGACGCCATCGTGAACGACGCTCTGAACCTCGACGAGACCGCAGAGTCCGAGGCGGCTGCCGAGGTGCTCAACGACTCGATCGCCGAAGAGGTGGAAGAGCTCGAGGCGCAGGCCGCATCCGAGGTCACCCCCTACGACGGTCCCGACGTGAACGGCGACGAAGACGAGGCGCCGTCCGACGAGGACGAGGACCCGTACGAGGCGTTCCGCACCGAGCTGCGCCTCCTCCCGGGCAAGTGGTACGTCATCCACTCCTACGCCGGTTTCGAGCGCAAGGTGAAGGCCAACATCGAGCAGCGCAAGTCGACGCTCGAGGTCGAGGAGGACATCTACCAGATCGAGGTCCCCATGGAGGACGTCGTCGAGATCAAGAACGGTCAGCGCAAGATGGTCACGCGCGTCCGGATCCCCGGCTACGTGCTCGTGCGCATGGAGCTCAACGAAGACACCTGGTCGGTCGTGCGCCACACCCCCGGCGTCACCGGCTTCGTGGGCAACGCCCACAACCCGACCCCCCTCCGTTTCGAGGAGGCCTTCAACATGCTGAAGAGCCTCGTCGAGATCAAGGAGGTCGCGCCGGCCAAGGGCGCCGCAGCCAAGGGCTCGGCGACGCAGGCCCGCAGCGTGGTCACCGAGGTCGACTTCGAGATCGGCGAGACGATCACCATCAAGGAAGGCTCGTTCGCCGGTCTCCCCGGTTCGATCAGCGAGATCAAGCCCGAGAGCGGCAAGCTCACCGTGCTCGTCTCCCTCTTCGAGCGCGAGACCCCCGTCGAGCTGTCGTTCGACCAGGTCACCAAGCAGTAA
- the rplK gene encoding 50S ribosomal protein L11 → MAPKKKVTGLIKLQINAGAANPAPPIGPALGQHGVNIMEFCKAYNAATESQRGNVIPVEITVYEDRSFTFILKTPPAAELIKKAAGVPKGSSTPHTVKVAKLTKEQVRQIAETKMPDLNANDIEAASLIIAGTARSMGITVED, encoded by the coding sequence ATGGCACCGAAGAAGAAGGTGACCGGCCTGATCAAGCTTCAGATCAACGCCGGTGCAGCCAACCCGGCGCCGCCGATCGGCCCCGCGCTCGGTCAGCATGGCGTCAACATCATGGAGTTCTGCAAGGCGTACAACGCCGCGACCGAGTCGCAGCGCGGCAACGTCATCCCCGTGGAGATCACCGTCTACGAGGACCGCAGCTTCACGTTCATCCTGAAGACTCCGCCGGCAGCTGAGCTCATCAAGAAGGCCGCCGGCGTGCCCAAGGGTTCGTCGACGCCGCACACGGTCAAGGTCGCCAAGCTCACCAAGGAGCAGGTGCGACAGATCGCCGAGACGAAGATGCCCGACCTGAACGCCAACGACATCGAGGCCGCCTCGCTGATCATCGCCGGCACCGCCCGTTCCATGGGCATCACGGTCGAGGACTGA
- the rplA gene encoding 50S ribosomal protein L1 — translation MATKSKAFQAAAAKIEADKFYTPTEAVTLAKETGSAKFDSTVEVALKLSVDPRKADQMVRGTVILPHGTGKTARVIVFATGPAAEAAIAAGADEVGGAELIEKVAGGWTAFDAAVSTPELMGQVGRLGKVLGPRGLMPNPKTGTVTPNPAKAVEEIKGGKIEFRVDKHANVHFVVGKASFSAEQLDENLQAALEEIVRLKPSSSKGRYIQKGAVSTTFGPGIPLDVNAIV, via the coding sequence ATGGCTACCAAGTCCAAGGCCTTCCAGGCCGCTGCCGCCAAGATCGAGGCGGACAAGTTCTACACTCCCACCGAGGCAGTGACCCTCGCCAAGGAGACCGGTTCGGCGAAGTTCGACTCGACCGTCGAGGTCGCGCTCAAGCTCTCGGTCGACCCGCGCAAGGCTGACCAGATGGTGCGCGGCACCGTCATCCTCCCGCACGGCACCGGCAAGACCGCCCGCGTCATCGTGTTCGCGACGGGTCCGGCCGCTGAGGCCGCGATCGCCGCGGGTGCTGACGAGGTCGGCGGCGCCGAGCTCATCGAGAAGGTGGCCGGCGGCTGGACCGCGTTCGACGCCGCCGTCTCGACCCCCGAGCTCATGGGCCAGGTCGGTCGCCTGGGCAAGGTGCTCGGCCCCCGTGGCCTCATGCCCAACCCGAAGACCGGCACCGTGACCCCCAACCCGGCCAAGGCCGTCGAGGAGATCAAGGGCGGCAAGATCGAGTTCCGCGTCGACAAGCACGCCAACGTGCACTTCGTCGTCGGCAAGGCCTCGTTCTCGGCCGAGCAGCTCGACGAGAACCTCCAGGCCGCGCTCGAGGAGATCGTGCGCCTGAAGCCCTCGAGCTCGAAGGGCCGCTACATCCAGAAGGGCGCTGTGTCGACCACGTTCGGCCCCGGCATCCCGCTGGACGTCAACGCCATCGTCTGA
- a CDS encoding NAD(P)H-dependent flavin oxidoreductase — protein MAGPLEDLLAITHPIVLGPFGGLSSVELTATVSALGGLGSYGLYGYDADRISDTIAALHTATHRPFAVNLWLPTGDEVAPGDLDLGPARDAIAPLFAELGLAPPAPPTEFLPDIEAQLTAVLDAAPAALSVVYGAPSRLIVDAAHNRGIRVIGTATTVAEALALEAAGVDVIVASGAEAAGHRVSFLAPPEDSLVGTFALVPQVVDAVSVPVVAAGGIADRRGVAAALALGAAGVVVGTAFLGTRQSAATPAHRAAIVASSDTGTVLTRAMSGRLARGIPNHAMRTIEASGVIAPFPAQNWLTGLFRAEAGRRGEGDLVSLWAGQAAALATSDDAAEVFADLVAGLPG, from the coding sequence ATGGCCGGACCGCTCGAAGACCTGCTCGCAATCACCCACCCGATCGTGCTCGGGCCGTTCGGCGGGCTCTCGTCGGTCGAGCTCACCGCCACCGTCAGCGCGCTCGGCGGGCTCGGGTCGTATGGGCTGTACGGTTACGACGCCGACCGCATCAGCGACACGATCGCAGCGCTCCACACGGCGACGCACCGCCCGTTCGCCGTGAACCTCTGGCTGCCGACCGGAGACGAGGTCGCACCGGGCGATCTCGACCTCGGCCCCGCACGCGACGCCATCGCACCACTGTTCGCGGAGCTGGGCCTCGCACCGCCCGCGCCGCCGACGGAGTTCCTGCCCGACATCGAGGCGCAGCTCACGGCGGTCCTGGATGCCGCGCCGGCAGCACTGAGCGTCGTCTACGGAGCGCCGTCGCGGCTCATCGTGGATGCCGCCCACAACCGCGGAATCCGCGTCATCGGCACCGCCACGACCGTCGCCGAGGCGCTCGCGCTCGAAGCCGCCGGCGTCGACGTGATCGTGGCCAGCGGGGCGGAGGCCGCGGGCCACCGCGTGTCGTTCCTCGCGCCACCGGAGGACTCCCTCGTCGGAACCTTCGCCCTCGTGCCGCAGGTGGTCGACGCCGTCTCGGTGCCCGTCGTCGCCGCCGGCGGGATCGCCGATCGCCGGGGCGTCGCGGCAGCACTGGCGCTCGGCGCGGCCGGCGTGGTGGTCGGCACGGCGTTCCTCGGCACGCGGCAGTCCGCTGCGACCCCGGCCCACCGCGCGGCGATCGTCGCGTCGAGCGACACCGGCACCGTGCTCACGCGGGCGATGAGCGGGCGCCTGGCCCGTGGCATCCCGAATCACGCGATGCGCACGATCGAGGCCTCCGGCGTGATCGCGCCGTTCCCCGCTCAGAACTGGCTCACCGGACTCTTCCGCGCCGAGGCCGGCCGCCGCGGCGAGGGGGACCTGGTGTCGCTGTGGGCAGGGCAGGCGGCGGCGCTGGCGACCAGCGACGACGCCGCCGAGGTGTTCGCCGACCTGGTGGCCGGTCTCCCCGGCTGA
- a CDS encoding acylphosphatase gives MKRVHVIVRGDVQGVGYRYTMRIIAREAGVSGWVRNRHDGSVEAEVQGGAAEVDEVLAWMAGGPPGSRVDAATVTDAPLQEQSSFEVLPTA, from the coding sequence ATGAAGCGCGTGCATGTCATCGTCCGCGGCGACGTCCAGGGCGTCGGCTATCGCTACACGATGCGCATCATCGCGCGCGAAGCAGGAGTGAGCGGCTGGGTGCGCAACCGGCACGACGGGAGTGTCGAGGCAGAGGTTCAGGGCGGCGCCGCCGAGGTCGACGAGGTGCTCGCGTGGATGGCCGGGGGCCCGCCCGGGTCGCGCGTGGACGCGGCGACGGTGACGGATGCTCCACTCCAGGAGCAGTCCTCGTTCGAGGTTCTCCCGACGGCGTGA
- a CDS encoding iron chaperone: protein MGTVDDYLQGLDAADRAAIARVYEIAREVVPEAEQGLGYGMPALVHRGKPLISVKRTQKHIGVYPFSPEAVSAVADAVGRVPATGLDKGTVRFQPEHPLPADVVRALVTARRSQIEG, encoded by the coding sequence ATGGGCACCGTCGACGACTACCTGCAGGGGCTGGATGCTGCCGACCGCGCCGCGATCGCGCGCGTGTACGAGATCGCACGCGAGGTGGTGCCCGAGGCCGAGCAGGGTCTCGGCTACGGCATGCCTGCTCTCGTGCACCGCGGAAAGCCGCTGATCTCGGTCAAGCGCACGCAGAAGCACATCGGCGTCTACCCGTTCAGCCCCGAAGCGGTGAGCGCCGTCGCGGATGCCGTCGGCCGGGTCCCTGCGACGGGTCTCGACAAGGGCACGGTGCGCTTCCAGCCGGAGCATCCGCTGCCGGCCGACGTGGTGCGTGCGCTCGTCACCGCCCGCCGGAGCCAGATCGAAGGGTGA
- a CDS encoding LysE/ArgO family amino acid transporter: MLPSLFAGLGLGLSLIVAIGAQNLFVLRQGLRREHVVLVAAICAASDAVLIVLGVSGVGLVLHAVPWLVDAVRWAGAAFLVGYGLLAARRAWRPAAGALTVAADAPAGAPGARAASGPAASPTASVASAPPAPALATASRSRVSTLVLTCLALTWLNPHVYLDTVFLLGTVANTHGDERWVFAIGAVTASIVWFFGLALGARWLGRWLGSPRSWRILDAVIAVVMIALGVSLVLPH, translated from the coding sequence GTGCTCCCGTCCCTCTTCGCCGGCCTCGGCCTCGGCCTCTCGCTCATCGTCGCGATCGGCGCGCAGAACCTCTTCGTGCTGCGCCAAGGTCTCCGCCGCGAGCACGTCGTCCTCGTCGCCGCCATCTGCGCGGCATCCGACGCCGTGCTCATCGTGCTGGGCGTCTCGGGTGTGGGGTTGGTCCTTCACGCCGTCCCCTGGCTGGTCGACGCGGTGCGCTGGGCAGGCGCCGCGTTCCTCGTCGGCTACGGGCTGCTCGCCGCCCGGCGGGCATGGCGCCCCGCGGCCGGCGCACTGACCGTCGCCGCCGATGCCCCGGCGGGTGCACCGGGTGCCCGTGCGGCGAGTGGCCCCGCTGCGTCGCCGACGGCATCCGTCGCCTCCGCTCCCCCCGCACCCGCTCTGGCCACGGCGTCGCGCTCGCGGGTGTCGACGCTCGTGCTGACGTGCCTCGCGCTCACCTGGCTGAACCCGCACGTGTACCTCGACACCGTGTTCCTGCTCGGAACCGTCGCGAACACGCACGGCGACGAGCGCTGGGTGTTCGCGATCGGCGCGGTGACCGCGAGCATCGTGTGGTTCTTCGGGCTCGCGCTGGGAGCTCGGTGGCTCGGCCGCTGGCTGGGCTCGCCGCGCTCGTGGCGCATCCTCGACGCGGTGATCGCCGTGGTGATGATCGCGCTCGGCGTCAGCCTCGTGCTGCCGCACTGA
- a CDS encoding LysR family transcriptional regulator ArgP → MARIPFDLAETLAAVVDEGTLDAAAARLHVTPSAVSQRVKALEQQLGQVLLVRSKPARLTDAGAAVVRLSRQAALLEHDTLAQLGAGTDSARATVSLAVNADSLATWFLSPLAALGERHPVVFDLHRDDQDFTAGLLTSGTVMAAVTSQAAPVAGCRVDALGLMRYEAVATPAFVSRWLGGGATAEALAVAPVIDFDRRDELQTRWLRAQGVDASLPPRHRVPASNDFAAATRLGLGWALLPALQSADALASGELVTLGGAAVDVPLYWQQWNLHSTLLDAVAGAVVAEGRRVLGAVSRR, encoded by the coding sequence ATGGCGCGCATCCCCTTCGACCTGGCCGAGACGCTCGCCGCGGTCGTCGACGAGGGCACGCTCGATGCGGCCGCCGCCCGACTGCACGTGACGCCGTCTGCGGTGAGCCAGCGCGTCAAGGCTCTGGAGCAGCAGCTCGGGCAGGTGCTGCTCGTGCGCTCGAAACCCGCCCGGCTCACCGATGCCGGTGCGGCGGTCGTGCGCCTGTCGCGGCAGGCGGCGCTGCTCGAGCACGACACCCTCGCGCAGCTCGGCGCCGGCACGGACAGCGCGCGGGCGACCGTGTCGCTGGCCGTCAACGCCGACTCGCTCGCGACCTGGTTCCTCTCCCCGCTCGCCGCGCTGGGGGAGCGGCATCCGGTCGTCTTCGATCTGCACCGCGACGACCAGGACTTCACGGCTGGGCTGCTCACCTCGGGCACGGTGATGGCGGCGGTGACCTCGCAGGCCGCACCCGTCGCCGGGTGCCGCGTCGACGCGCTCGGGCTGATGCGGTACGAGGCGGTCGCCACGCCGGCATTCGTCTCGCGCTGGCTCGGCGGGGGAGCGACGGCCGAGGCGCTCGCGGTCGCCCCGGTGATCGACTTCGACCGCCGCGACGAGCTGCAGACCCGCTGGCTGCGTGCGCAGGGCGTCGATGCGTCGCTGCCTCCGCGTCACCGCGTTCCCGCATCGAACGACTTCGCCGCGGCGACCCGACTCGGGCTCGGGTGGGCCCTCCTGCCGGCGCTCCAGTCGGCGGATGCCCTCGCGTCAGGCGAACTCGTCACCCTCGGGGGCGCCGCGGTCGACGTCCCCCTCTACTGGCAGCAGTGGAATCTGCACTCGACCCTGCTCGACGCGGTCGCGGGGGCGGTCGTGGCCGAGGGGCGCCGCGTGCTCGGCGCCGTCAGTCGTCGCTGA
- a CDS encoding NADP-dependent oxidoreductase → MRFRPLRSAQTTADEPVAMPEPPEAMRAIVYDAPGGVDALHEATVPVPAPVLSELLVRVVAAGVNPIDAKTRSGTGVHGAVSALPATLGYDFSGIVVKSPYESHPFPPGTPVFGMASFPRSPGSYAEYVVAPTLSVARKPASLSHVEAAGVPLAALTAWGLVVETAHAHEGQRVLIHAGSGGVGHFAVQIAAYFGAHVTVTGSGRNSAWLREMGASVVVDYTTTRFEEVVGEVDVVIDLVGEGVDHTGSRSLGVLRPGGLYIVVPTGSWPGFAEAAAAAGVRATSYKVIPDGGALATIGRLLDSNAIQVYVDRVFDLGDAQDAHTELEQGHTRGKIVLRVSDD, encoded by the coding sequence ATGAGATTCCGGCCGCTGCGATCTGCACAGACCACCGCCGACGAACCGGTCGCGATGCCCGAACCGCCCGAAGCGATGCGCGCGATCGTCTACGACGCGCCGGGCGGCGTCGATGCCCTTCACGAGGCGACGGTGCCGGTGCCCGCGCCGGTGCTGAGCGAGCTCCTCGTGCGCGTGGTCGCCGCGGGCGTCAACCCGATCGACGCCAAGACCCGCTCGGGCACGGGCGTGCACGGCGCAGTGTCTGCGCTCCCCGCCACCCTCGGGTACGACTTCAGCGGCATCGTGGTGAAGAGCCCCTACGAGTCGCATCCGTTCCCGCCCGGCACGCCCGTGTTCGGGATGGCTTCGTTCCCCCGCTCCCCCGGCAGCTACGCCGAGTACGTCGTCGCGCCGACGCTGTCGGTCGCCCGCAAGCCCGCCTCGCTCTCGCACGTCGAGGCGGCCGGCGTGCCGCTCGCCGCCCTCACCGCCTGGGGGCTCGTCGTCGAGACCGCTCACGCGCACGAGGGTCAGCGGGTGCTGATCCACGCCGGCAGCGGCGGCGTGGGCCACTTCGCGGTACAGATCGCCGCGTACTTCGGTGCCCACGTCACGGTGACCGGCTCCGGCCGCAACTCCGCGTGGCTCCGCGAGATGGGAGCATCCGTCGTCGTCGACTACACCACGACGCGCTTCGAAGAGGTCGTCGGCGAGGTCGACGTCGTGATCGACCTCGTGGGCGAGGGCGTCGATCACACCGGATCGCGCTCGCTCGGCGTGCTGCGCCCGGGCGGCCTGTACATCGTGGTCCCCACCGGCTCGTGGCCCGGCTTCGCCGAGGCCGCCGCCGCGGCGGGGGTGCGCGCGACGTCGTACAAGGTGATCCCCGACGGCGGTGCGCTCGCCACGATCGGCCGCCTGCTCGACTCCAACGCGATCCAGGTGTACGTCGACCGCGTGTTCGACCTCGGCGATGCGCAGGACGCGCACACCGAGCTCGAGCAGGGTCACACCCGCGGCAAGATCGTGCTGCGGGTCAGCGACGACTGA
- a CDS encoding MarR family winged helix-turn-helix transcriptional regulator, which yields MASDDTRLARTDAVRALEAEFGELINRFRRIISENAHRVSPGMLPGAYKVFTTIVRRESITLSALAESLMSDKGQISRTVRELEQLGLVERTPDPSDGRSSLLSPTTVGLERLAAARAPQESSLVDALEEWPIDDIRNLTRLLHALTAGENPAI from the coding sequence ATGGCCTCCGACGACACCCGACTGGCGCGCACCGACGCGGTGCGCGCCCTCGAGGCGGAGTTCGGCGAGCTGATCAACCGCTTCCGCCGGATCATCAGCGAGAACGCCCACCGCGTCAGCCCGGGCATGCTGCCGGGCGCATACAAGGTGTTCACCACGATCGTGCGGCGCGAGTCGATCACGCTCTCGGCGCTGGCCGAGTCCCTCATGTCGGACAAGGGCCAGATCAGCCGAACGGTCCGCGAACTCGAGCAGCTCGGGCTCGTCGAGCGCACACCGGATCCCTCCGACGGCCGATCGAGCCTGCTCTCCCCCACGACCGTGGGTCTCGAGCGTCTGGCCGCCGCCCGCGCGCCGCAGGAGAGTTCGCTGGTGGATGCGCTGGAGGAGTGGCCGATCGACGACATCCGCAACCTCACCCGACTGCTCCACGCCCTGACGGCCGGTGAGAACCCGGCGATCTGA
- a CDS encoding MDR family MFS transporter, which translates to MSTPSSPVQETAGPRRGVLPALSGLLLGMFVSMLASTVVSTSLPVIIHDLDGDQAAFTWVVTATLLTTAISTPIWGKLSDLYNRKLLIQIAIVIFVLATAAAGFSQDPGTMIAWRAVQGLGAGGLAALSQVIMADIMSPRERGRYMGLFGAVMAVATVGGPLLGGLITDTLGWRWNFYVSIPFAVLALIILQRTLHLPARVQRKVNIDYIGIILLSAAVSLLLIWVTLAGDSFDWWSTETILMVGGAIVATALFIVVELRSKEPLIPLSLFRNRTFTLAVIASIATGIAMFGASVFLSQYMQLARGATPTEAGLMTIPMIAGLLLSSIGVGALITRFGHWKPYLIVGSVFLIAGSYLLSTIHYDTNFALVSLYMFLLGAGVGMTMQNLVLVVQNTSSPSEIGVASSGVTFFRSLGGTIGVSVMGAALASSVTDLLSDAKEQLTAAIVSLGAGGAEIAEQIQSGTLPQVSSMPEVVRVIFEDIYAQGISHSFLIAVPFAVISLIAIVFLPNASLTRMTTSERMRASEADLATVSVPQGMDAVTATGTVRTMTADSGSASADAADDASVSPR; encoded by the coding sequence ATGTCCACGCCCTCTTCCCCCGTGCAGGAGACCGCCGGCCCACGCCGGGGCGTCCTCCCGGCACTGTCCGGACTCCTCCTCGGGATGTTCGTGTCGATGCTCGCATCGACCGTCGTCTCCACGTCGCTCCCCGTCATCATCCACGACCTCGACGGCGACCAGGCGGCGTTCACCTGGGTCGTCACCGCGACCCTCCTGACCACGGCGATCTCGACCCCGATCTGGGGCAAGCTCTCCGACCTGTACAACCGCAAGCTGCTCATCCAGATCGCGATCGTCATCTTCGTCCTCGCGACGGCGGCAGCCGGGTTCTCACAGGACCCCGGAACGATGATCGCGTGGCGCGCGGTGCAGGGCCTCGGCGCCGGCGGCCTCGCCGCCCTCAGCCAGGTGATCATGGCCGACATCATGAGCCCGCGTGAGCGCGGCCGGTACATGGGCCTGTTCGGCGCCGTCATGGCGGTCGCCACAGTCGGCGGCCCGCTCCTCGGCGGTCTCATCACCGACACCCTCGGATGGCGCTGGAACTTCTACGTGTCGATCCCCTTCGCGGTCCTGGCGCTCATCATCCTGCAGCGCACGCTCCACCTGCCCGCTCGCGTCCAGCGCAAGGTGAACATCGACTACATCGGCATCATCCTGCTGTCGGCTGCGGTGTCGCTCCTGCTCATCTGGGTGACGCTCGCCGGCGACTCCTTCGACTGGTGGAGCACCGAGACGATCCTCATGGTCGGCGGGGCGATCGTCGCCACGGCGCTGTTCATCGTCGTCGAGCTCCGCTCGAAGGAGCCCCTCATCCCGCTGTCGCTGTTCCGCAACCGCACGTTCACGCTCGCCGTCATCGCGTCGATCGCGACCGGCATCGCGATGTTCGGCGCCTCGGTGTTCCTCAGCCAGTACATGCAGCTCGCTCGCGGCGCCACCCCGACCGAGGCCGGGCTCATGACCATCCCGATGATCGCCGGCCTGCTGCTCTCGTCGATCGGCGTCGGCGCGCTCATCACGCGGTTCGGGCACTGGAAGCCCTACCTCATCGTCGGCAGCGTGTTCCTCATCGCAGGCTCGTACCTGCTCTCGACGATCCACTACGACACCAACTTCGCGCTGGTCTCGCTGTACATGTTCCTTCTCGGCGCGGGCGTGGGCATGACCATGCAGAACCTCGTGCTCGTCGTGCAGAACACGTCGAGCCCGAGCGAGATCGGCGTCGCAAGCTCGGGCGTCACCTTCTTCCGCAGCCTCGGCGGTACGATCGGCGTCTCCGTCATGGGCGCCGCACTGGCATCCAGCGTCACCGACCTGCTGTCGGACGCCAAGGAGCAGCTGACCGCCGCCATCGTGAGCCTCGGCGCCGGCGGTGCCGAGATCGCGGAGCAGATCCAGAGCGGCACGCTCCCGCAGGTGTCGTCGATGCCCGAGGTCGTCCGCGTGATCTTCGAGGACATCTACGCGCAGGGCATCTCGCACTCGTTCCTCATCGCCGTGCCGTTCGCCGTCATCAGCCTGATCGCGATCGTGTTCCTCCCGAACGCATCGCTGACCCGCATGACGACCAGTGAGCGGATGCGTGCGAGCGAGGCGGACCTCGCGACCGTGTCCGTGCCGCAGGGCATGGATGCCGTGACGGCGACGGGCACCGTGCGCACGATGACGGCCGACTCCGGCTCCGCATCCGCCGACGCGGCTGACGACGCATCCGTCTCACCCCGCTAA